GTCGTCACTTCGCCCGCAGTGAGCCTCGGCACGCCATCGACTACCTGCAAGCCCTGCTCACCGACACCGAGCGGATGAACGACTGGCAGAACGACTATGGTTGGGGGACCATTCTGTTGGTTGACTTTCAACAAGGGGAACTGCATGAGTAATCGACCCCAAACCATTGCTTTCTCGATCGACCCCACTCAACTAGAGCCTATTATTGATTTATCAGTAGGATTACGATCAACTTCTGTCGATGAACACGACACGGAAATCGTATCCGAGTGATGTTTCGGATGCGGAATGGGAATTCTTGTTGCCTTATCTGACGTTGATGCGTTGCGATGCCCCTTAGCGGTCGCACGATCTGCGTGAGGTCTTTAATGCCGTTCGTTATCTGGTGAAAACCGGTTGTCATTGGCGGATGCTGCCCCACGATTTCCCGGATTGGACCGTAGTCTATCAGAAGGTCCGACGTTGGATCGACGCCGATGTTTTTGAGAAGATCGCTCACGATTTGCGAGTGATTCTGCGGTTGGTGAACGAACGCGATCCGCAACCTTCGGCCACAATTCTGGATGCTCGGACGTTACGTCGACTCCGGAAAGTGGTGCTCGAGCGGGGTACGATGGAGCCAAGAAAAAGAAAGGTTCCAAGGTCCACCTCGCGGTCGATCCGCTGGGGAATCTGCTGGCGTTGAAGGGGACGGCTGCCAACGAACAGGAGCGAGAACAGGTCGCGGAATTGGCCGCCCAAGTGCAAGCGGTGACAGGTGGAACCGTGGAAATCGGTTTCGTCGATCAGGGTTATCCGGGCGAAAACGCGGCACAACACGCGAGTGCCAACGGCATCCGCTTGGAAGTCGTCAAACACACCGAGGCCAAGAAAGGCTTCGTGCTGTTACCGCGTCGCTGGGTCGTTGAGCGAACGTTCGGCTGGCTCGGCCGATTTCGCCGCTTGGCGCGGGATTACGAACGCCTGACCGAAACGTTAGCCGGCTGGCATTGGCTTGCCGTTGTTATGATTGCCATCAAACACATGGGACTCCAAAGTCAATAACAGGCTCGATGGTGAGGCAGTGCTAGTGTTTCATAGTAGATCCATCGAGACCTGTGGTGAGAACTCTCAGTAAATGGGTTCTTATGAGGCTGGTTTGCCGAGAGTTTTGAGGCGTTCGAGGATTTCGAGAGCACGCTTGGCTTCCTCGGTACGGCGGTATTCAAGGCGGGCCTTTCCACCATCCTGCCACTGCTTGGAGAACTCCCTGGTGAGACCTTTGTCGGTCAGATCCTCGCTCTCAGGAAGATCCCAGGAATCCGTACGAAACTCGGGAATCGGCATTTCCTGGTGGCCATTCACTTTGAGGTTGCCCATCGGGCTGTGTCCCCACGCATAGCGCAAGGCAACTGGCTTGGGCACCAACGGACTCCAAACATGGACAATCTTCGCTGCGGTCCAGAAGTCGCCCTTGGTCGAGTTGCGGGCGTAGGCTTTGTAGAACTTGCCATCCTCCCCCGCGACAGCGAAGCCTTCGATGATGGGGGTCATGTCGTCCGCATGCACGCGACGGTCGAAGCTGAGGATCATTTCATCCCCTTCGGGTTTCACAGAGAGCAGCTTTGCTTCTTCCCATTGCGCCTTCTTGTCGTAGAACTTGTTGAGCGCCCAACGTGCCGCGCGTTGGCCGTGCTCGATTTTTCTGGTCGGGTGAAGTCCCGGCACCTGCACGTCGTACGCGGGGATGTAGCCGTTGATGAGCGGATTCTTGAGGTCTTCCACACCCAGACGCTGGGCCTCGCGGATGTACGCGGGGCCCGGGGGCTGGAGCTCAAAATCCTCCTCAGTCTGCGGTCTGCCGCCGGCACAGAAACCGATCACGCCGTAGGCAATCGTCGGATCTTTGAAATCTTCACGCACGCCTTCGATGAGGGCTTTGGTCATCCAGCGGTAGAGTTTCGGACGACAGTTGTTGGTCATCGCATTGTTGTGCCCATGATGGAGCAACACGCCCTTGATGTTGTAGCCTTTGAAAACGCCAAACATGCCGTTGTACACGCTGGCGGGATGGCTCGGGCTTTTGCCGGGAATGTTCCAGGAGCGAACGTTCTCTCCATTGACCGGCTTCTTCGGCCACTTGTCTTCTGGAAGCTTCTTCTTGCGAGCATCGTTGAGCTCTTTTTCATAGGTCTTCAGGGACTCGGCCTGGAGGTCGAAGCTGGCACGCTGGGCCTTGATGGACTCAACCAGCGCCTTGCCGGAAGGGATTTCCTGAAACTTCTGGATGGGCACCAGTGCTTCCATCGAGGCGCCGCCACGGGAGTTCTTGATCACGCCGATGGGGATGCGCGTCGAAAGCTGAATCTGCTTACCGAACACAAATCCGATGGCGGAAAACTCGAGTGCGGTCTCCGGGGTGGAAGCGACCCAGCCCTTGGTATCGATGGCCTCGCGGCGGATATCCTCCTGCGGATCCGCCTGCTCGTTGCCGGTGATGGAAAAGAGGCGCAGGTTCGGCAGGTTGGCCTGCGCGGATTCGGTATCCCTATTCGACACTTGTTTCAGCGGAAACGCCATGTTGCTCTGACCATACATGACCCACACATCGCCAACGACGATGTTGACCATCTCGACTTTTTCCCCACCCGCGGTGACGGTCAAAGTCTGCGGCTCTGCACTGGCATCACGGGCCGCAAACGTTACTTCCCAACGTCCCTTGTCAGCGGCGGCCGTGGCTTCGGCTTTGTCATTGCCAAGCTGCACAATGACCGCGGCACCAGGCGCGGCCCAGCCCCAGATGGCAATGGGCTTGCCGCGCTGAAGGACCATGTTGCTGCCGAAGATGGCGTGGAGCCTGAGTGTGTCCGTTGTTGCGGCGTCCTGCGCGACGCTTGGAAACGTGAGGCACGCCATGGCGAGGATGGCAGCGACGAATCGGATGATGTGTTTCATGGGAAGGCAATTGTTCCAGATAGTCAGATCGTGGATTGTTCTATTTTTTTGGCCGGTTGGGGACACGTGAATAGCAAATCCGCAAATCGGGTGTCCTTATCATTTATACTCGACGCGGGGTGTCGTGGCACCTTCTGCGGGCTGACAAAGACCGAGTTCTCGCTCCACTAAGTTTTCCCACAAGCTCAGCAACGACAATGGACCCCGGAAATCGGACCACCGGCGAAGCGACAAAATCCGGTGACCGAGAGGGGGGAATCGATGGCGAAAAAGCGGCAGCGTCACTCAGCCGAGTTCAAGGCGAAGGTGGCCTTGGCGGCGCTGAGAGGGGACAAGACGGTCAACGAGTTGGCCGGACAATTTGGTGTCCACCCGACCATGATCCACGCTTGGAAAAAGCAACTTCTTGATGGGACCAGCGAATGATTCGCCAACAAAGCTCCGAAGCCCGAGCAGCCCGAAGGCCCAGACGATCGGGAGTTGTTCGAACAGATCGGCCATTGAAGATAGAACTGGAGTGGATCAAAAAAAAGCTGAGTGGCTCGCCTGAGTTGCTCCGGGGTTGATCGACGCCGTCAGCCAACGGATTGGTCGTCACTTCGCCCGCAGTGAGCCTCGGCGGGCCATCGCCTCCCGCAAGCCCTGCTCACCGACACCGAGCGGAAGGACGACTAGCAGAACGACTACGGCTGAGGGACGATTCTGTTGGTTAACTTTCAACAAGGGGAACTGCATGAGTAAACAACCCAAAACAATTTCTTTCTCGATCGACCCAACTCATCCAGGCTGCGTCCCAGGCACTCTACAACTGCTTGATTATGTGAGCGACACCGTGATTTACCCGGATGCCGCCGAGATCGTCATGTATATGAAGACTGTAGCTTATGTTTTGTCAAATTCTTATCATTTGCATGAATGCTTCCCTTGTCCGCTCTGTCCGGCTATATTCGCATACGCGACTGCGCAATATTCGGATGGTGAGTGGATGTGGTTTGGTCACACGATCCATTATGTTGAACACCATCATGTTCTACTTCCAGAGGAGTTTGTACAGAGGGTGCGGGAACTAAATTACCGGCCACGACCGACACGTCGGGAATATGTGGAGAATGCTCGGGCTTTGCAGGAAAAAAGACATCCTCCTGCGGAGTAACCCAAGCGATCAACCGCAAGCGAAAAGTATCCGAATTGCTCTAATACCCATCGTGGGAACTGATTGATTCGTGGATCAACGATGTCGATTTGCAGGGCCAATCTACTGCTCGAGCCTGAAAATTACTTCGCAATACCCCGCAATTCGACGTTGTCGGACCATAAGACATCATCTTAATAAAATTGAATAGAACACCAAACGGCAGATTTATTCAAGACGTTTCCCTCATCGTGTTACAGATTCTTCAGTAGATCGCATTGCGAACTTGTCAGCGAAGGGCAAGCGAATGAAGACGAGTGAAGAGTTTTACAACTGGCCTGCCAGGATTCGAGCTGGATTTTTGCTCGCGTTGGGAGAAGCGTCGACCCTAACAATGTCACCTACGCCGTGGGTAAGATCTTGGATAACGCATACATTGGATCATGCCTGGAGATGGCTGAACCACGAACCAATCGATCCTGACACGTTGTATAAAATAACATCTGATCGATATTATTTATCGAATTTTTCCATTCTACAGTTAACACCCGACTGGCGAGTGCCTGCATGTCTTCTATTCGGGTACTCTTTGCAATATGTTGCTGCCGTCGCCTACTTGTCGACTGGCAAAGATCCAGACGATTTGCCAGAAGATCTTGAAATAATCTATGATCACGCTTACACAGATTCGAAATTTTTAATCCAACAAGTGACCCCTTATTCCGATGATGTCATTGCAACAATTGTTGGAAATATCAATCCATGTGAAGGGGATTTTGTTAGCGATCCGAAAGAATCATTGCGTAGCCAACTTTTATCGAACGTACAAGTTGCTCTCCAATTATCTCAGGACGGGCTACCGGTGCATCCTTCACTTCCACTTTCTCCTCCGACTTTCGAGTATGAGAGTTGGTATGGTTTTCCTGGGATCGCTCCGGAATCTTACCCATCAATTGAACAGACGATCCAGGAATTGTCGGAGACTTTAGATACAACCGGGGCATCGAATTCTCCATTGCGCGTGCGACTTTGGTTTTTGCTCGATCGCGAATTCTCGAGTACATCCTTGCTGCGGCGTTCTGTTCTGGCCTTTAAAATTGCTGAAGCTACCTGTCGCGATTGGCAGGAGATCGAAGATCAGATGCCCACCGCACTGAAAACGCTTCCAAATAAAATTCTTCGCATTTGTCGTCGACTTCTTTTAAACCAAACCGTATCTGCAAGTGAAATCGATTGGCAGATTGATCGACACATTGAAGGGTGTTTCACATTTTTAGGTAAACTTGGAGTCGGTGCGCTCATTCCACTTGTCTGTCATTCCGTATTCGAACTGATTAACGGACGGCTTGATGCTTACAGAACTAAAGTATGCATCAATCGAGTTTGGAAAGAACGTTTTCGCAGTGACATCAATGAATCTGGGTGGGCTTGGAATCGACTGGACACGTCGTTCTGGGGAGAGATCATTAGTTATGGACAATTTGAAGGTGTCGGCTTAGCCTCTCCAAATCACCGCAGAGAATATTGGAGGCGATGGACTCACGAACTTCTTCCATTGATCTGTCGTCCAGATCTCAGTTATCTCGGGATCGTAAAGTTGCTCGATACACCATGGAGTTTTCGTTTTCGATCGTGACCATCGACATAGCGGCATCTGACCGAGATTGGCCATCATAATCAGAATTACGTGCGACGTTGGAACGATAATGGCTCCCCTCATCGACCACCGGCTAAGCTACAAAATCCGGCGGTCCATGAGGGGGAATCGCGGGCGAAAAAGCGGCAGCGGCACTCGGCCGAGTTCAAGGCGAAGGTGGCCTTGGCGGCGCTGAGAGGGGACAAGACGGTCAACGAGTTGGCCGAACAATTTGGTGTCCACCCAACTATGATCCACGCTTGGAAAAAGCAACTTCTTGATGGAGCTAGCGAGTTATTCGCCAACGGGGCTTCGAAGTCTGAGCAGTCCGAAGGCCCCGGCGCTGGGGAGTTGTTCGAGCAGATCGGCCGATTGAAGATGGAACTGGAGTGGATCAAAAAAAAGCTGAGCGGCTCGCCTGAGATGCTCCGGGGGTTGATCGACGCCGTCAGCCAACGGATTGGTCGTCACTTCGCCCGCAGTGAGCCTCGGCGGGCCATCGCCTCCCGCAAGCCCTGCTCACCGACACCGAGCGGAAGGACGACTGGCAGAACGACACTCTCGGAGAGGCGACTTCCGATGGCCGGCGACACCTGCTCGCTCGGGCCAACTGGGATGCCCTGGACAGACGGTGCCCCCGTTGAGGGGCGAAAGACTTTGTCGAATGGTACCAAAACACGGACCCGTACAAAGGAGAAAACCGATGATCCACAGTCAACGGTTGCTGGAAGTACAAATGAGAGAACTCTTGGCAGCTGGCGCATCGGCGACGGACGCCCTTGTCGCTCTCCATCAACGCGGTCACGGCAAGTTGTTCTTATCTCAGGTTCTAGCAGTTGTTGCCGAGATCCCTCTCAAGGAAGCACAGCAAGTCGTCATCAAGACTTGTTCGGACCTCGCTGATCGATAATGATTCGTCTGCTCGGGTTAGGAGTCTCGAGCGGAATGCTGTCTCCTCAATAATCCCCGCTCCTCCCGGCGGCAACTCCTTCACGCACAAGCCTCTCCGTGCGGCCAAGGCCACGGTTTAAGAGCGTGGTGGGAATCTGCCGCTGGCGTTCAGCATGTCGTTGGTGACCACGCCAACCGCCTCTGCGACCTCCAGAAGCCGAGTTCCCTTGATTCGCTCGCTTGAATTTTACGCATTGATGCTGCGGAGATTCGTCGGCTGCCGCTGGTGGGGTCCGGTCAACGGATCGAGACAACCGCCGAGCATCCGTTCTGAGTCGTTGGCCGAGGCGAGATGCCAGTCTGGGAATTGTCGATCGGCGATTGTCTAACGTCAATGAGCGGAGAACCGGTATCCGTCGAGAGCGTTCACGAAACCAATCGGCGGCAAACAGTCTACAATCTGCGCGACGCCGACTTTCACACCGACGCAGTCGGCTGCGACGAAGGGGCTTCTCCGTCTGGGCGCACGATGCAAACGATCACACACACTGAAGATCTAAATAATTACAGCTAATTGGGATCAAATGACCGGATGGTAAATCTCTCCCGGACTCCCCGACTTTTGAGACGATGAAGGAAGCTCAAGCCGCAGTAAACAAGATGAACATCCAGGCGCCTCCTCTGAAAGGCAAAGCAGATCTGGCTGAGTTTGCAGGGAAAGGGAACCATCTTCCCCCAAAAGCCGCCGAAGAGGTTGGCAAGGTCACAGCGAAGGATAAGCCGACCGATCTGGATTTTTACAAATGCGCTACGGAGGTCGAAACAGCCCTGAAAGTGAAGGGCCGTGATGTAGAAATCATTGGATTCCGTCAGGCTCCTCCTCGCACTGCACAGAGACAGCCGGGAGCTATGGAGCCATTTGCAACCGGCTGGCATGTCGTCGTTCACGATAAGAAAACAGACAGATTCATCGATCCACTGGCTGGGGCCAGGGCGTGCCTGCTGATGTCTACCGTGAATCGTGGCGAAACAACATCAGTGGTGAATGGAGCGAACTCAGCCGACAGCAACTCAGGAATGCGCTGGGATATCCAGGTTTTTAGCGACTTGCTCTGAACGGGAGATTGAGCAATGAAGTCAGCATCAGGCACGATTGATCTACTCGACTACCTGATCCATGCTTTTGTGAGCGGTGGGTCAAGTGCTGGCACACCCGAAGCAACCGAAGAGGTTCTCAGGCAACTCGATTTTGTCCGAGAAGCAATTCTCACCGACCTTTCGCTGAAGGAGTGGCAAGGGCTACCTATCTACTCATCGTATCTCTTCCACAGTGGCTGTGGGTCTGGCTCGTTCTGTGCGCGGCAGCGCAACAGCGATAGTTCGCTGGCCAACGATGTTGTGCTTGCCAGACTAAGGGAATTCTGGTTAAAGTATTACGATTTTGAACGCCGCCCGAAGCGGCCATGATTTCGAGCGGCCCGCGACCGTCTTTAGCGGCTCATCCCTGCCGCAGAACCCCAACACTGGAGTCTCTATCCACGTCTGCCCCGGCGGCAACCCCTTCTGCAGCAAGCTCATGGGTGCAATCCAAGCCACGGATTGGGACGGTGGTGGGAATCTGCCGCTGGCGTTTAGCATGTCCTTGTAGGCCACACCACCCGGCTTCTGCGACCTCCAGAAGCCGAGTTCCCTTGATTCGCTCGCTTGAATTTTACGCATTGATGCTGCGGAGATTCGTCGGCTGCCGCTGGTGGGATCCGGTCAACGGATCGAGACAACCGCCGAGCATCCGTTCTGAGTCGTTGGCCGAGGCGGGATGCCAGTCTGGGAATTGTCGATCGCGGATTTGCGAACGACAATCACTGGAGAAACGGTTCGGTCGAGGGCGTTGCGGAGTGTGCGTTCCTTGAGCAGATTGGGCCTAACTTGTACATCTTGAGGGGGCAAACCTCGAAGGAAGCATTTGCGAACGGGACGGAAGCGGAGGTGCGAGCGTTCGCCGCCAAGGATGGTCATGGCATCAGGCCGAAGTTTCTCGCTCCTGACGAATTTGAAGCTGCTTCCCGCCATAACTTTGGCGGGAGGAGTACCGGCGAAATCGACATTCCGAAGGGGCCAACGGAAATCGATGGCCTTGACGATCAATGGGTAACGCAGGACAAACGCATCACCTCGCCTGAAGGCGGTGCGAAGTTCTCCGAGAAGTTTGTTACCCAGTTTGAACCGACTCTGGCCGATGCCAAGGAACATGGTCGGCAGATTCGCAATGGGATCACTGACTTGGTTCCATAGGAATGGATCACAGGCTTGCTGGCGAAAGCCAAAGAAGCCAGTGCTGCTGTCGGCAAGAATCCGATCACGGAGATCACGTTTGCCGTCATGTCCCCTTCCTTTGGTCATGTGATCCGGGTGTTCACTCGGCCTGTTCCCCCCTGATGGTTACGAGCTACCGAAGAGAGGTGCGATATGGGAGCAGATATTACACATGGAATCGATCTGCGAAAAACGTCAATCGAAACTGATGATAGTGAGATTGTCGAGATCACGCCAGTCCATGGTGGCTATTACGGTGCTTCGTACGCCACTGTTCAGGCTGCTGTTGATTATGCAGCTTCGATTGGTGTGGATCCCGAACTTTGGCCAATCTACTATGGCGTTGCTGATTCTGAGATCGAGATCACTGACATCGATGCACGATGCATGAGTTTGCGGCAGAGCTTGCTCGCCTTGCCCCCAGAGGCATTCGCAGGCAACGCCTTCCTGAAGCGTGTAATGGAGTGGCTTCACTCCGGAGAGCGATTTCTGATCACCGAGTAACAGACTGATCATTTCGCAAAAGATTTCCGTTACAAGGTGCGCACTGACGACCATAGGATCGAGGCAGTCCTTGACTGGAACGGGCGCGTTACCTTCGTAACCACGAAGAGATCGGTCTTGCAAACCCAGGCAATATCTTTGATTCTACCGGGAAGAAGGGAATAGGATCTCCGCCAATACCTCCAGGTTGATGCTTGATCGGAAGACCGTTCGCACGAAGGAGGTGTGTTCGATGGAGTCTTGTTTTCTGTGTCGGCAGCCGGTTATGGGGCTGAAAGGGCAGGATGATTTCTTGGACTCAGCGATTCTAGATCCGGGGGATGAACCTCATCTCGCTGAAGCCGATGGAGAATGCCACGGCAAATGCCTAACGATGTCCCCTTGGGGCGAAAAATGGATGCAATATCGGATACGGCGGCAGCAGCGAATGCCGTTCGTG
This DNA window, taken from Tuwongella immobilis, encodes the following:
- a CDS encoding sialate O-acetylesterase family protein gives rise to the protein MKHIIRFVAAILAMACLTFPSVAQDAATTDTLRLHAIFGSNMVLQRGKPIAIWGWAAPGAAVIVQLGNDKAEATAAADKGRWEVTFAARDASAEPQTLTVTAGGEKVEMVNIVVGDVWVMYGQSNMAFPLKQVSNRDTESAQANLPNLRLFSITGNEQADPQEDIRREAIDTKGWVASTPETALEFSAIGFVFGKQIQLSTRIPIGVIKNSRGGASMEALVPIQKFQEIPSGKALVESIKAQRASFDLQAESLKTYEKELNDARKKKLPEDKWPKKPVNGENVRSWNIPGKSPSHPASVYNGMFGVFKGYNIKGVLLHHGHNNAMTNNCRPKLYRWMTKALIEGVREDFKDPTIAYGVIGFCAGGRPQTEEDFELQPPGPAYIREAQRLGVEDLKNPLINGYIPAYDVQVPGLHPTRKIEHGQRAARWALNKFYDKKAQWEEAKLLSVKPEGDEMILSFDRRVHADDMTPIIEGFAVAGEDGKFYKAYARNSTKGDFWTAAKIVHVWSPLVPKPVALRYAWGHSPMGNLKVNGHQEMPIPEFRTDSWDLPESEDLTDKGLTREFSKQWQDGGKARLEYRRTEEAKRALEILERLKTLGKPAS